The nucleotide sequence GTATTGGCCAAGCCGCTGATCTACCCAATGCAGGCCGCAAGCGCTTATAGCGCTTCGCTGTCGGCGCTCGGTCATCAGGTTGACGCGCAGCTGCTGCAACGCCGCGTGCGCCCGGCCAGCCATGAGGAGCGTGGCTACCTGCAATTGCCAGAAGGTGCGCAGCTGCTGGAATTGACCACCTTGCGCCTGATTGAAGGGCAGCCCGTCAGCTTGATTCGGCATGCCTTCAGCGTGCTTCACGCGCCGTTGTTGGCGGATTACCAGGGCGGCTCGCTGCGCCAGTACCTCAGCCAACGTGAACTACCGCTAACCCGCACCTTCAGTTTGATCGGCGCGCGCCTGCCCAGCCGTGAAGAGGCGGCGCGCTTAATGATGCCCAAACATGCGCCGCTGCTCAGCGTGCAAACCCTTTCCCGCGATCTGGCTGGCCAGCCGGTGGAGCTGTCGTTATCGACCAGCCGCGCCGACCGTTTCCAGTACCAGCTCGCTCTTTGATGGAGGCCTGTGATGAACCGCAACCTGTTGCACAGCGACCCGCAAATCGCCACACGTCAACGCTGGATGGGCGTGCTTGCCCGAGCTGGCACTGGCTTAACAGCCTATGAGTCGGCCCTGAAAGAAGCCGCGTACAGCCTGATCCGTGCGCCGGAGATCGGCATGACGCTCGTGCGTGGGCGCATGGGCGGCACCGGCAGCCCGTTCAACCTAGGGGAAATGACCGTGACCCGCTGTGTGGTGCGTCTGGCTGATGGCTGTACCGGTTACAGCTACGTGGCGGGCCGCGACAAGCAACATGCCGAACTCGCCGCACTGGCTGACGCGCATTTGCAAGGCCCTGCACAGCAGGCCTGGTTAACCCGAATGATTGAGCCGTTGGCTGCTGGCCAGCAGCGTCAATACGCCGCCAAAGCGGCAGAAACCGCAACGACCCAGGTTGAATTCTTCACCCTGGTTAGAGGAGAAGACTGATGAATGCGGCGAATAGCTCGCAATGGCTGCAACCGGCCTTCAACGACCCGGTGTTAGATGCGCAGGCCAGTTTTCGCAGCGCTCTCAAGGGGCTGGCAGAACCGGGCTTGCTGCAGCCGATGAATCGCGCCTTGGCCTTGGAAAACCTGCACCCGGCGACTTACGCCTTGTGCTTGGCCTTTCTCGATGGCGACACACCGTTGTGGCTGGCGCCCTGCTTTGATACCCCGGCGATTCGCGCCAACCTGTCATTCCACTGCGGCTGCCCGGTTGTTGCTGAACGTGAGCTGGCGCTGTTTGCCTTGCTTGATGAGGCGGGCGCCGATGATTTGTCTGCGTTCGACAACGGCAGCGAGCGCTATCCGGATCAATCCTGCACCCTGCTGATTCAACTCGATGCCCTGGAGGGCGGTGAGCACCTGCGCTGGCGTGGGCCGGGGATCAAGGATGTGCGTGCCGTCGAATTGCCGTTGCGCCCCAGCTTCTGGCAGCAGCGTCAGGCGCGCAGCGCATTTCCACGTGGCCTGGATGCCTTCTTTGCTGCTGGCGAACAGGTGATCGGTCTGCCACGCAGCACCCACGTGCTGCTCAATGCCGAGGAGGTGGCCTGATGTACGTTGCCGTCAAAGGTGGCGAGCGCGCCATCGACAATGCCCACCTGCTGCTGGCCAAAAAACGCCGTGGCGATACCGCGATTCCGGAACTCAGCGTCGATCAGGTGCGTGAGCAAATGCCCTTGGCTGTGGCCCGGGTGATGAGTGAAGGCTCGCTGTTCGACCCGCAGTTAGCCGCACTGGCCATCAAACAAGCGGCCGGCGACCTGATGGAGGCGATCTTCCTGCTGCGCGCCTACCGCACCACCTTGCCGCGCTTTGCCGCCAGCGTGCCGCTGGAAACCACGCAGATGCAACTGAGCCGGCGTATCTCGGCCACCTTCAAGGACCTGCCCGGTGGGCAGCTGCTCGGTCCGACCTTCGACTACAGCCATCGCCTGCTGGATTTTGCCTTGCTGGCTGAAGGCGAGCAGCCGGGACCGCACGTCGATCCATACGCTGAACTGTCGCCCTGCCCACGGGTACTCGACTTTCTTGCCGACGAAGGCCTGATGGCCCGCGAAGTCGACGACGGCGCCACGGTGCCCGATATCACCCGCGAGCCGCTGGATTTCCCCGCTAGTCGTGCTCAGCGCCTGCAGGCCTTAGCCCGTGGCGACGAGGGTTTTCTTCTGGCGCTGGGCTATTCCACCCAGCGCGGCTATGGCCGTAATCACCCGTTCGCCGGTGAGATTCGCATCGGCGAACTGGAGGTTTGGCTGGAGCCGGAAGAGCTGGGCTTTGCCGTGCCGCTGGGTGATATCGAAGTGACCGAGTGCGAAATGGTCAACCAGTTCGTCGGCGGCAAAGGCATCGATGCGCAATTCACTCGCGGCTATGGCCTGGCCTTTGGTTACGCCGAGCGCAAAGCCATGGGCATGGCCCTAGTCGACCGCTCGCTGCGCGCGGCCGAGTACGCCGAAGAAGTACAAGGGCCGGCGCAGCAGGAAGAGTTCGTGCTGATGCACTGCGACAACGTTGAGGCCGCAGGCTTCGTCTCGCACCTGAAGTTGCCGCACTACGTCGACTTCCAATCCGAGCTGGAGCTGATCCGCAAACTGCATACGCAGAAGCGTGAGCAGCCCGCCGCCGAGGAGCAGCGCACATGAATGCCCAGACCCAAACCCAGCCAGCCACCGAAGTGGGCTACAACTTCGCCTACCTCGATGAACAAACCAAAAGAATGATCCGCCGTGGTCTGCTTAAAGCCGTGGCGATTCCTGGTTACCAAGTGCCCTTCGGTGGGCGCGAGATGCCGCTGCCCTATGGTTGGGGCACCGGCGGCATGCAGCTGACTGCCGCGATCCTCGGCGCCGAGGATGTACTCAAGGTGATCGACCAAGGTGCGGACGACACCACTAACGCGGTGTCAATCCGGCGCTTTTTCGCCCGCACTGCTGGAGTGAAAACCACCACCCGTACGCCCGAAGCGACGGTGATCCAGACCCGCCACCGCATCCCGGAAACACCGCTGCACGGTGGTCAGATCATGGTTTATCAAGTGCCGATTCCCGAACCGCTGCGCTTTATCGAACCGTCGGAAACTGAGACCCGCACCATGCACGCGCTGGAAGATTACGGCGTGATGCACGTCAAGCTGTACGAGGACATCGCCACCTTCGGCCACATCGCCACCAGCTACGCCTACCCGGTGACGGTGGATGAGCGTTACGTGATGGACCCCTCGCCGATTCCTAAATTCGACAACCCCAAACTGCACATGAGCCCGGCGCTGATGCTGTTCGGTGCCGGCCGTGAGAAACGCTTGTATGCCGTGCCGCCCTTTACCCGCGTAGTGAGTTTGGATTTCGACGACCACCCGTTCGCGATTCAAAGCTGGGATGAGTGCTGCGCGTTCTGTGGCAGCCATGACTCCTATCTGGATGAGCTGATTGTCGACGACGCCGGCAGCAAGCGCTTTGTCTGTTCCGACACCGATTACTGCATGCAACGCCGCGATCTTGAAGAGGAGGGTGCGCAATGAGTGCGGCCGAGAAATTACAGCTGCACAACGAGCCCGTGCAGCCGCTGTTCAGTGTGCGCGATTTGAGCCTGTTGTATGGCCCGGAGAAGGGCTGCCAGGGTGTGTCGTTTGATCTGTATCCGGGTGAGGTGCTGGGTATTGTCGGTGAGTCGGGCTCGGGCAAGTCGACCCTGCTCAGTCTGCTCTCCGGGCGCTGCCCGCCGGATCGCGGCACGGTCAGTTATCGCGACACGAACGGCAACTGGGTTGATCTGTACAGCGCCAGTGAAGCGCAACGGCGCACCTTGCTGCGCACCGAGTGGGGCTTTGTTGAGCAGAACCCGCGTGACGGCCTGCGCATGGGCGTGTCGGCCGGCGCCAATATCGGCGAACGTTTGATGGCTCAAGGCGTGCGCCATTACGGCGAATTGCGCGCTGCCGGCATCGATTGGCTGAGCCAGGTGGAAATCGATCCACTGCGCATCGACGACCTGCCGCGCACCTTCTCTGGCGGCATGCAGCAGCGTTTGCAGATTGCCCGCAATCTGGTCTCCAGCCCTCGCCTGATCTTTATGGACGAGCCCACCGGCGGCCTTGATGTGTCGGTACAGGCACGCCTGCTCGACCTGCTGCGCAGCTTGGTGCGCGAGCTGGACCTGGCGGTGGTCATCGTCACCCATGATCTTGCAGTGGCGCGCTTGCTGGCGGATCGGCTGATGGTGATGCGTCGCTCACATGTGGTGGAAGCCGGGCTGACCGATCAGATTCTCGACGATCCGCAGCATCCCTATTCGCAGCTGCTGGTGTCGTCAGTCTTGCAGCCTTAACGCGGTGCTTGTCTCCCCTCTCCCGCATGCGGGAGAGGGGCCGGGCGAGAGGGCCTGTGCACCGCCCCGAGTCGCCTGTAACACCCTCTCTCCAGCCCTCTCCCATGCATGGGAGAGGGGGTAGATCGCGCATGGCATCGGCAAATTATTGGTATCTGAGGTTTATATGAATACGCTTATCGAGGTCTCCGACCTCAGCAAGACTTTCACCCTGCACCAGCAGCATGGCGTGGTGCTGAATGTATTGAACGGCCTGAGCTTCAGTGTGCGTGCCGGCGAGTGCTTGGTGTTGCACGGGCAATCTGGCGCAGGCAAGTCGACCTTGCTGCGTACCCTTTACGGTAACTACCTGGCAGCAGGCGGCAGCATCCGCATGCTGCACGACGGCGCTTGGGTTGATTTGGTCGGTGCCGAGCCGCGTCAGGTGTTGGCCGTGCGCAGGCAAACCTTGGGCTATGTCAGCCAGTTTTTGCGGGTGATTCCGCGTGTCGTCACCCTGGATGTGGTGATGGAGCCTGCCCTCGCCCGTGGCTGGAGCAAGACCGACGCGCAGGCGCGGGCCGAGCGCTTGCTGAGTCGCCTAAATATCCCACAAGCCTTGTGGCAGCTGGCGCCTGGCACTTTCTCTGGCGGCGAGCAGCAACGGGTAAATATTGCGCGCGGCTTTATGGTCGCCTGGCCGCTGATGCTGCTGGATGAGCCAACGGCCTCACTGGATGACGCCAACCGCCGAGTGGTGCTGGAACTGATCAACGAGGCCAAAGCGGCGGGTAGCGCATTGATCGGCATCTTCCACGACCGCGCTGCCCGCGAGGCAGTGGCCGATCGTTTCCTCGATATGACCCCCGATGCAGCGCCCAAGCAGGAGTATGTGTATGCCAGCTGAACAAATTTTTACCCATGCGCGGGTGGTCACGGCCGAACAGGAGTTCGTCGGCACGGTGGTACTGCGTGATGGCGTGATTGCGCAGGTGGAAGAGGGCATTAGTGGCTTGCCCCACGCTATCGATTTTGGCGGCGACTACCTGCTGCCGGGTCTGGTCGAACTGCACACCGACAACCTGGAAAAGTACATGAGCCCGCGCCCCGGCGTGGACTGGCCGTCCGCTTCGGCGGTGCTGACCCATGATGCGCAGATTGTTTCTGCGGGCATCACTACGGTGTTCGATGCCCTGGCGATTGGCGACGTTAACCCGCGTGGCAAGCGCATGCAGCAGCTGCCGGCCATGCTCGAAGCCATCGCCGCGGCGGCCACAGCCGGGCTCCTGCGTGCCGATCACCGTCTGCACCTGCGTTGTGAGTTGTGCCACCCGGATAGCCTGGCGGTGTTCCGTGATCTGGTGGAACACCCGCAGGTAGCGCTGGTCTCGGTGATGGATCACTCGCCAGGCCAGCGCCAGTTCGCCAAGGAAGATAAATACCGTGAGTACTACATGGGCAAATACCACCTGAGCGAGGCGGAGATGGACGCCTTTGTCAAAGAGCAGGTGGCCAACTCCCTCGAGTTCAGCGACCGTTATCGCCGGGCGATTGTCGAGGACTGCCATGCCCGTGGTTTGTCAGTGGCCAGCCACGATGACGCGACCCTGGCCCATGTGCAGGAATCGGCTGGTTTTGGCATGTCCATCGCTGAATTCCCCACCACCTTAGAGGCCGCCAAGGCCAGCCATCAGCTGGGTTTAAAGGTATTAATGGGCGCGCCAAATATCGTTCGCGGCGGCTCGCACTCGGGCAATATCGCCGCTGCCGAACTGGCCCGTCATGGGGTGCTGGATATCCTCTCCAGCGACTATTACCCGGCCAGCCTGTTACAGGCCGCTTTTATGCTGGCCGCACAAGACAACGGTTATGATCTGCCCCGGGCAATTGCCACCGTCAGTCGCCAGCCGGCCCATGCGGCGGGGCTGCATGATCGCGGTGAAATCCGTGTCGGCCTGCGTGCTGATCTAGTTCACGCCAAGCTGCACGGAGGCCAGGCGGTGATTCAGCAAGTGTGGCGACAAGCCAATAGGGTGTTCTGATGAGCGGCAGGTTGATCTATTTGATGGGGCCTTCAGGCTCGGGCAAGGACAGCCTGTTGAATGCCGCGCGTGAGCGTCTAGCCGCGCGTGATTGCGTGATTGTGCGACGAGTGATCACCCGTTCGGCGGAAGCGGTCGGTGAGGACGCCATTGGCGTTTCCCCGGCCGAATTCGATCAGCAGGAGGCTGCTGGCGGTTTTGCCCTGAGCTGGCGCGCCAATGGCCTGGCCTACGGCATCCCGAGGCAGATAGATGACTGGTTAGCGGTGGGGCAGGATGTGTTGGTCAATGGTTCGCGCGGCTACCTACCCACGGCGCGCGCGCGCTACCCAGAGCTGCAGGCCATCCTTTTGCAGGTCGATGAAGCCGCGCTGCGTCAGCGTCTGCAAGCTCGCGGACGGGAAAGTGCCGAACAGATTGAGGCCCGCCTGGCACGCAGCCGCGAACTGCAACCGCTCCCTCGCCCCTCCGGGGACGACTGCAGGGATGCAGGAGGTAGGGCGACGCAGGATGCTCAAGCCGAGAGGGCTGGGGAGAGGGGAGAGGCCGAATCGCAATGGTTGCTGAATAACTCCGGGCCGCTCGAGCAAACAGTTACCCAGCTGCTGCAACTGCTTAGCGATGCCCGCACATGCGCCTGACCCTGCTCGGCACGGGCAATGCACGGCAGGTGCCGGTGTACAACTGCAACTGCGTGGCCTGCGACAGCGCGCGGGTCTATCCCGCACGCCGCCGCGGCCCCTGCAGTGCGCTGATCGAGTGCGGTACGCAGCGCTGGCTGATTGATGCGGGCTTGACCGACCTGGCTGAGCGCTTCCCGCCGCATAGCTTGAGCGGCATTCTGCAAACCCATTACCACGCCGACCATGCCCAAGGTTTACTGCACCTGCGCTGGGGTCAGGGGTTGATTATCCCGGTGCATGGCCCGGATGATCCGGAAGGGCTAGCCGACCTCTACAAACACCCCGGCATCCTTGATTTCAGCCAGCCTTTTGCAGCGTTCGAACAGCGCCAGTTAGGCGCGTTAAGCGTCACGGCGCTGCCGCTGAATCACTCCAAGCCGACGCTGGGTTATTTGTTCGAGAGCCCAGCGGTCAATGGCGAGCGCCAGCGCATGGCCTATCTCACCGACACCCTCGGCGTGCCGGACGCCAGTGCCGCCGTGCTGATGCAGCAGCCGCTGGATCTGCTGGTGCTGGACTGCTCCACCGCGCCGCAAATCATTGCGCCGCTCAACCACAACGACCTAACCCGCGCACTGGAAGTGGTTGAGCATGTGCAGCCCAAGCAGACCGTGCTGACTCATATTGGCCACAGCTTCGATGCCTGGCTGCTGGATAACCCGAATGCTCTGCCGTCAGGCGTGAGTCTGGCTTTTGACGGGCAGGTGTTATGAATAACACCCAGTGTGTAGGGTGGGTTAGCCGCCCAACGCATATGCCGGGTTGTACGCGATATGGGGTGCGGTGTAACCCACCATTGGCGCAACGCGTTCTATTGCCTGGCGGGTTACACGCCGCGCCGTTTTCGCGGTTGGCTTTTCGAGTGGTGCTCGGC is from Pseudomonas sp. TMP9 and encodes:
- the phnH gene encoding phosphonate C-P lyase system protein PhnH, with translation MNAANSSQWLQPAFNDPVLDAQASFRSALKGLAEPGLLQPMNRALALENLHPATYALCLAFLDGDTPLWLAPCFDTPAIRANLSFHCGCPVVAERELALFALLDEAGADDLSAFDNGSERYPDQSCTLLIQLDALEGGEHLRWRGPGIKDVRAVELPLRPSFWQQRQARSAFPRGLDAFFAAGEQVIGLPRSTHVLLNAEEVA
- the phnG gene encoding phosphonate C-P lyase system protein PhnG, giving the protein MNRNLLHSDPQIATRQRWMGVLARAGTGLTAYESALKEAAYSLIRAPEIGMTLVRGRMGGTGSPFNLGEMTVTRCVVRLADGCTGYSYVAGRDKQHAELAALADAHLQGPAQQAWLTRMIEPLAAGQQRQYAAKAAETATTQVEFFTLVRGED
- a CDS encoding carbon-phosphorus lyase complex subunit PhnI, with translation MYVAVKGGERAIDNAHLLLAKKRRGDTAIPELSVDQVREQMPLAVARVMSEGSLFDPQLAALAIKQAAGDLMEAIFLLRAYRTTLPRFAASVPLETTQMQLSRRISATFKDLPGGQLLGPTFDYSHRLLDFALLAEGEQPGPHVDPYAELSPCPRVLDFLADEGLMAREVDDGATVPDITREPLDFPASRAQRLQALARGDEGFLLALGYSTQRGYGRNHPFAGEIRIGELEVWLEPEELGFAVPLGDIEVTECEMVNQFVGGKGIDAQFTRGYGLAFGYAERKAMGMALVDRSLRAAEYAEEVQGPAQQEEFVLMHCDNVEAAGFVSHLKLPHYVDFQSELELIRKLHTQKREQPAAEEQRT
- the phnF gene encoding phosphonate metabolism transcriptional regulator PhnF, translated to MHLSRQPEPLYRELAAVLRDELQHMSPGDYLPAEVQLAARFAVNRHTLRRAVDELVLEGRLLRQQGKGTRVLAKPLIYPMQAASAYSASLSALGHQVDAQLLQRRVRPASHEERGYLQLPEGAQLLELTTLRLIEGQPVSLIRHAFSVLHAPLLADYQGGSLRQYLSQRELPLTRTFSLIGARLPSREEAARLMMPKHAPLLSVQTLSRDLAGQPVELSLSTSRADRFQYQLAL
- the phnL gene encoding phosphonate C-P lyase system protein PhnL → MNTLIEVSDLSKTFTLHQQHGVVLNVLNGLSFSVRAGECLVLHGQSGAGKSTLLRTLYGNYLAAGGSIRMLHDGAWVDLVGAEPRQVLAVRRQTLGYVSQFLRVIPRVVTLDVVMEPALARGWSKTDAQARAERLLSRLNIPQALWQLAPGTFSGGEQQRVNIARGFMVAWPLMLLDEPTASLDDANRRVVLELINEAKAAGSALIGIFHDRAAREAVADRFLDMTPDAAPKQEYVYAS
- the phnN gene encoding phosphonate metabolism protein/1,5-bisphosphokinase (PRPP-forming) PhnN, with product MSGRLIYLMGPSGSGKDSLLNAARERLAARDCVIVRRVITRSAEAVGEDAIGVSPAEFDQQEAAGGFALSWRANGLAYGIPRQIDDWLAVGQDVLVNGSRGYLPTARARYPELQAILLQVDEAALRQRLQARGRESAEQIEARLARSRELQPLPRPSGDDCRDAGGRATQDAQAERAGERGEAESQWLLNNSGPLEQTVTQLLQLLSDARTCA
- a CDS encoding alpha-D-ribose 1-methylphosphonate 5-phosphate C-P-lyase PhnJ codes for the protein MNAQTQTQPATEVGYNFAYLDEQTKRMIRRGLLKAVAIPGYQVPFGGREMPLPYGWGTGGMQLTAAILGAEDVLKVIDQGADDTTNAVSIRRFFARTAGVKTTTRTPEATVIQTRHRIPETPLHGGQIMVYQVPIPEPLRFIEPSETETRTMHALEDYGVMHVKLYEDIATFGHIATSYAYPVTVDERYVMDPSPIPKFDNPKLHMSPALMLFGAGREKRLYAVPPFTRVVSLDFDDHPFAIQSWDECCAFCGSHDSYLDELIVDDAGSKRFVCSDTDYCMQRRDLEEEGAQ
- the phnK gene encoding phosphonate C-P lyase system protein PhnK, with the protein product MSAAEKLQLHNEPVQPLFSVRDLSLLYGPEKGCQGVSFDLYPGEVLGIVGESGSGKSTLLSLLSGRCPPDRGTVSYRDTNGNWVDLYSASEAQRRTLLRTEWGFVEQNPRDGLRMGVSAGANIGERLMAQGVRHYGELRAAGIDWLSQVEIDPLRIDDLPRTFSGGMQQRLQIARNLVSSPRLIFMDEPTGGLDVSVQARLLDLLRSLVRELDLAVVIVTHDLAVARLLADRLMVMRRSHVVEAGLTDQILDDPQHPYSQLLVSSVLQP
- the phnP gene encoding phosphonate metabolism protein PhnP, with product MRLTLLGTGNARQVPVYNCNCVACDSARVYPARRRGPCSALIECGTQRWLIDAGLTDLAERFPPHSLSGILQTHYHADHAQGLLHLRWGQGLIIPVHGPDDPEGLADLYKHPGILDFSQPFAAFEQRQLGALSVTALPLNHSKPTLGYLFESPAVNGERQRMAYLTDTLGVPDASAAVLMQQPLDLLVLDCSTAPQIIAPLNHNDLTRALEVVEHVQPKQTVLTHIGHSFDAWLLDNPNALPSGVSLAFDGQVL
- a CDS encoding alpha-D-ribose 1-methylphosphonate 5-triphosphate diphosphatase, whose protein sequence is MPAEQIFTHARVVTAEQEFVGTVVLRDGVIAQVEEGISGLPHAIDFGGDYLLPGLVELHTDNLEKYMSPRPGVDWPSASAVLTHDAQIVSAGITTVFDALAIGDVNPRGKRMQQLPAMLEAIAAAATAGLLRADHRLHLRCELCHPDSLAVFRDLVEHPQVALVSVMDHSPGQRQFAKEDKYREYYMGKYHLSEAEMDAFVKEQVANSLEFSDRYRRAIVEDCHARGLSVASHDDATLAHVQESAGFGMSIAEFPTTLEAAKASHQLGLKVLMGAPNIVRGGSHSGNIAAAELARHGVLDILSSDYYPASLLQAAFMLAAQDNGYDLPRAIATVSRQPAHAAGLHDRGEIRVGLRADLVHAKLHGGQAVIQQVWRQANRVF